From the Oleiphilus messinensis genome, one window contains:
- a CDS encoding P-loop NTPase family protein, protein MQSSELRLAPEQLILWVEKALDLEKWSIARLVSVFETETAQASVCRTTVEAALAERSGQCRNAYIVGITGMPGAGKSSLIGVLCRQILMTHPTLSVAVLAVDPSSPESGGALLGDRTRVQLPVGEKRLFFRSQSTGLSLGGIGAKTFQVIRLLRHLFDLVIIETVGIGQNEVNVQKICHHVQLVLQPFSGDQVQFMKAGVMEIPDSFVINKCDETQMAQESLHMLSTSLTVTGRAVSSERSNKQRQQKKVLLTSATQNTGVSELADFMLCLRECAPRTSFYEMEMAFLRDRAEQAFGTYGKRCLDHLLSAGENSVNKTNNLYGGLKSYDQFEASFFAMMQRSLPTPEYFKEQYLLNTPKVNAR, encoded by the coding sequence ATGCAGTCATCTGAATTGAGGTTGGCACCCGAACAATTAATCCTTTGGGTGGAGAAAGCATTGGATCTGGAAAAGTGGTCGATTGCCCGCTTGGTCTCTGTTTTCGAAACAGAAACTGCGCAAGCCAGTGTGTGCCGAACGACTGTCGAAGCAGCCCTCGCAGAGCGTTCCGGCCAGTGTCGGAATGCTTATATAGTCGGTATAACCGGAATGCCAGGGGCCGGTAAATCAAGCCTGATCGGTGTCCTCTGTCGGCAAATTCTCATGACGCACCCAACCCTGTCAGTGGCGGTGCTTGCGGTCGATCCCAGCAGTCCTGAATCCGGTGGTGCTCTGCTGGGGGACAGAACTCGAGTTCAGCTTCCTGTGGGTGAAAAACGCCTGTTTTTTCGATCGCAATCTACTGGACTTTCTTTGGGCGGGATCGGGGCCAAAACATTTCAGGTGATCCGGTTGCTACGTCACCTTTTTGATCTGGTCATCATTGAAACCGTGGGCATTGGGCAAAATGAAGTTAATGTTCAAAAAATCTGCCATCACGTGCAACTGGTTCTGCAGCCTTTCAGCGGTGATCAGGTGCAGTTTATGAAAGCGGGTGTGATGGAAATACCCGATAGTTTTGTTATCAACAAATGCGATGAGACCCAAATGGCGCAAGAGAGCTTGCACATGCTCAGTACGAGTCTGACTGTAACGGGGCGGGCGGTTTCTAGTGAACGCTCAAATAAACAGCGGCAACAGAAAAAAGTCCTGTTAACCAGTGCGACCCAGAATACTGGCGTATCAGAATTAGCTGATTTCATGTTGTGTTTGCGGGAATGCGCACCTCGAACCTCGTTTTACGAAATGGAAATGGCGTTTTTGCGAGACCGCGCTGAACAGGCTTTTGGGACCTACGGCAAAAGGTGTTTGGATCACCTGCTGTCCGCCGGTGAAAACTCGGTGAATAAGACAAATAATTTATATGGCGGACTGAAATCATATGATCAGTTCGAAGCCAGTTTTTTCGCCATGATGCAGCGCAGTCTGCCCACGCCGGAGTACTTCAAAGAACAATATTTACTCAATACACCCAAGGTAAATGCACGTTAA
- the ccrA gene encoding crotonyl-CoA carboxylase/reductase: MSKKLYEIGEAPPLGEVPEKMNAWLIRPERFGEPLQAFAQEVIDVPDIADDEVLVYVMAAGVNYNNVWAGLGIPVNVIAARQKAGAPEDFHIGGSDASGIVYKVGPAVTDLKVGDEVVVHCGTWSREGKLVAQGKDPMYDPTFKIWGYETNYGSFAQFTKVQAHQCLPKPPHLSWESAAAYMLVGATSYRMLMAWAPNNIKKDDVVLVWGGAGGIGCMAIQIARAVGARPIAVVSDNSKVDYCMQLGAVGCINRKDFDHWGVLPHWKESEDYGLWLKGARAFGKAIWDILGEKRGVDVVFEHPGETTIPTSVFVCETGGMVVICAGTTGFNATLDLRYHWMRQKRFQGSHFANDEQAKGLNDMVIAGQVDPCLSKTFTYDQLPEAHQLMYENQHPSGNMSVLVGAVDINMGIQGR, from the coding sequence ATGAGCAAAAAACTGTATGAAATAGGAGAAGCACCACCTCTCGGAGAAGTACCCGAGAAAATGAATGCCTGGTTAATCCGGCCCGAGCGATTTGGTGAACCGCTGCAAGCGTTCGCCCAAGAGGTGATCGATGTGCCTGATATCGCAGATGATGAAGTACTGGTCTATGTCATGGCTGCAGGTGTGAACTACAACAACGTTTGGGCTGGCTTGGGCATTCCGGTAAATGTCATTGCTGCCCGGCAGAAAGCCGGTGCTCCGGAAGATTTCCATATTGGTGGGTCAGATGCATCTGGCATTGTTTACAAAGTGGGTCCGGCGGTAACGGACTTAAAAGTTGGTGATGAAGTGGTTGTACACTGTGGCACCTGGAGTCGTGAAGGCAAGCTGGTGGCTCAGGGCAAAGACCCGATGTATGACCCGACGTTTAAAATCTGGGGCTATGAAACCAACTATGGTTCGTTTGCACAATTCACGAAAGTGCAGGCCCATCAATGTTTGCCCAAACCCCCGCATTTGAGCTGGGAATCGGCTGCGGCCTATATGTTGGTTGGAGCCACGTCTTACCGGATGTTGATGGCATGGGCACCGAATAACATCAAAAAGGATGATGTCGTTTTAGTTTGGGGGGGCGCCGGAGGGATTGGCTGCATGGCGATCCAGATTGCCCGTGCAGTGGGGGCTCGTCCTATCGCGGTGGTGTCAGACAACAGTAAAGTGGATTACTGCATGCAGCTTGGGGCAGTCGGCTGTATTAATCGCAAAGACTTTGATCATTGGGGGGTCTTACCACACTGGAAAGAATCAGAGGATTACGGTTTATGGCTGAAGGGCGCGCGGGCATTTGGTAAAGCGATCTGGGATATTCTGGGCGAGAAACGAGGCGTGGATGTTGTTTTTGAACATCCTGGGGAAACCACCATACCTACGTCTGTGTTTGTCTGTGAAACGGGGGGGATGGTAGTGATCTGTGCCGGCACAACCGGGTTTAATGCCACTTTGGACTTGCGTTATCACTGGATGCGTCAGAAGCGCTTTCAGGGCTCTCACTTTGCGAATGATGAGCAGGCGAAGGGGTTGAATGATATGGTCATAGCCGGGCAGGTTGATCCCTGCTTGTCGAAAACCTTCACCTATGATCAGTTGCCCGAAGCCCATCAGCTAATGTATGAAAATCAACATCCTTCGGGAAATATGTCGGTGCTGGTCGGGGCTGTCGACATTAATATGGGCATACAGGGTCGATAA
- the mce gene encoding methylmalonyl-CoA epimerase, producing the protein MIKKIDHLGIAVTDLAEAIEIYRKIGLEFVGTEVVDEQKVETAFFRVGESYFELLAATDPSSPIAKFIDKNGGRMHHIALAVDDVEAEIGRLQAQGFEMIDSAPRRGAHGNLIAFMHPKATKGTLLEICAKCH; encoded by the coding sequence ATGATTAAAAAAATTGATCACCTGGGTATTGCTGTTACCGATCTAGCTGAAGCGATTGAAATCTACCGGAAAATCGGCCTTGAGTTTGTTGGCACCGAAGTTGTTGATGAGCAAAAGGTGGAAACTGCTTTTTTCCGGGTTGGAGAGTCGTACTTCGAACTGCTCGCGGCGACCGATCCAAGTAGTCCTATCGCCAAGTTCATCGACAAAAATGGTGGCCGGATGCACCACATCGCACTGGCCGTAGATGATGTTGAAGCCGAAATCGGACGTTTACAAGCACAAGGCTTTGAAATGATTGATTCGGCTCCCCGACGGGGTGCCCATGGCAACCTGATAGCCTTTATGCACCCAAAAGCGACTAAAGGAACGTTGTTGGAGATCTGTGCAAAGTGTCATTAA
- a CDS encoding AMP-binding protein, translating to MGQNYPLPPQMLDKWARETPDKVYLRQPVNRVYREFTWSQVRDQVLRMANALKKLGLKPGDKVAIMSKNCAEWFIADFAITAAGMISAPIYFTASSKTIRFIIEHSEAKAVFIGKLDDTKPTIEGIPESTIKIAMPYDTAPCDHSWDDLLKNNDPVDQSAQPELDDTFSLSYTSGSTGNPKAAVLTFRNVAYGAITPANELQVTQSDRLISYLPFIGRTLSHLTEL from the coding sequence ATGGGACAAAATTATCCACTGCCACCGCAAATGTTGGATAAATGGGCACGTGAAACGCCGGATAAGGTCTACTTACGTCAACCCGTAAACCGGGTATATCGTGAGTTTACCTGGTCTCAGGTTCGGGATCAGGTTTTACGAATGGCCAATGCTCTGAAAAAGCTAGGTTTGAAGCCGGGCGATAAAGTGGCCATCATGTCTAAAAACTGTGCGGAGTGGTTTATTGCGGATTTTGCAATTACCGCGGCGGGTATGATCTCCGCTCCGATCTATTTTACTGCCAGTAGCAAGACGATCCGTTTCATTATCGAGCACAGTGAAGCGAAAGCTGTTTTTATCGGCAAGCTGGATGATACCAAACCCACAATAGAAGGTATCCCGGAGAGCACGATTAAAATCGCTATGCCTTATGACACGGCCCCGTGTGATCATAGCTGGGATGATTTGTTGAAAAACAATGATCCTGTTGATCAAAGTGCTCAGCCAGAGTTGGATGATACCTTCTCTCTCAGCTATACATCCGGTTCTACCGGTAATCCAAAAGCTGCCGTACTGACCTTTCGCAATGTTGCTTATGGGGCCATCACGCCGGCCAATGAGTTGCAGGTAACCCAGAGTGATCGTTTAATTTCCTATTTGCCATTCATAGGTAGAACATTAAGCCACCTAACAGAGCTGTAG
- a CDS encoding IS4 family transposase, giving the protein MNQRKFTTFLEKLTHSLNPEKITEIAKQEDFCVRQRRITPFNLVTCLVAVMASSTIESVADIQRRYCEWSESNISYRAFHNQFSKPEFPEFMREVLSSLLTDWLQPSLAFPEGHSFHQFKQILIQDGSSFAVKDSLKKSFPGRFKTISPAAVELQVTMDLLADQPCSISLTPDTASERDYLPEPQTLSGCLLLLDRGYFDLEWFQNLQDTGGFYIARCKNNINPVVEAAYREDGKMLKHVKGKPLKTVQGKLFKRQRTELIVSWKKGKHTITARLVACWIKREKKFSWLITNLPQEQFSLEEVSEAYRLRWQIELLFKEWKSYANLRCFDTGKESIATGLIWAAITAALMKRFICHSAQRILGKVLSTRKAAMCCTVTFCDTMLGIMRVDRKATKLNARKLINFLGRYAGRAHPKRDCDSGKFSLGLQLC; this is encoded by the coding sequence ATGAATCAGCGTAAATTTACCACATTTCTTGAAAAACTCACCCATTCCCTCAACCCAGAAAAAATTACTGAAATCGCTAAACAAGAAGATTTCTGTGTGCGGCAGAGACGAATTACGCCTTTTAATCTAGTCACATGCCTGGTTGCAGTGATGGCCTCGAGCACCATAGAAAGTGTGGCAGACATTCAGCGGCGGTACTGCGAGTGGTCGGAGAGCAATATCTCTTATCGGGCCTTTCACAATCAATTTTCGAAGCCCGAGTTTCCTGAGTTTATGCGCGAAGTACTGTCATCACTCCTCACAGATTGGTTGCAACCCTCTCTGGCTTTTCCAGAAGGCCACTCTTTTCATCAGTTCAAACAGATTCTGATTCAGGATGGCAGCTCGTTTGCTGTGAAGGACTCGTTGAAGAAATCGTTTCCTGGTCGTTTCAAAACCATCAGCCCTGCCGCTGTTGAACTTCAAGTGACCATGGATCTTCTAGCAGATCAGCCCTGTTCTATCTCGTTGACCCCCGATACCGCCAGCGAGCGGGACTACCTCCCTGAGCCCCAAACGCTATCCGGGTGTTTGTTGCTGCTTGACCGGGGGTACTTCGATCTGGAGTGGTTTCAGAACTTGCAGGATACTGGAGGGTTTTATATCGCGCGGTGTAAGAACAACATTAATCCAGTCGTCGAGGCTGCTTATCGAGAAGATGGAAAAATGCTGAAGCACGTGAAGGGAAAGCCGCTGAAAACAGTGCAAGGCAAGCTGTTCAAGCGACAACGTACGGAATTAATTGTTTCCTGGAAAAAAGGAAAGCACACAATCACCGCAAGATTGGTTGCTTGTTGGATCAAGCGGGAAAAGAAATTCTCCTGGCTGATAACCAACCTTCCTCAAGAGCAGTTTTCTCTGGAGGAGGTGAGTGAGGCTTACCGGCTTCGCTGGCAAATCGAGTTGTTATTCAAAGAGTGGAAATCCTATGCCAATCTACGGTGCTTTGATACCGGCAAGGAATCAATAGCAACCGGGCTAATCTGGGCGGCGATTACGGCGGCACTCATGAAGCGTTTTATTTGCCACAGCGCACAACGCATACTCGGCAAAGTGCTATCCACTCGAAAAGCTGCGATGTGCTGCACAGTGACTTTTTGCGATACGATGCTCGGCATCATGCGCGTTGACCGAAAAGCAACTAAGCTCAATGCGCGCAAATTGATTAACTTTCTTGGGCGTTATGCTGGACGTGCTCACCCCAAAAGAGACTGTGATTCGGGTAAATTCAGTTTGGGTCTACAGCTCTGTTAG
- a CDS encoding AMP-binding protein, with the protein MPLAHITERALIEHMSLYSGATVTFVESLDTFAEDLRSANPSLFISVPRLWMKFQAGILAKLPQKKLDKLLKLPIIGSLVRNKVKKQLGLSNARLCGSGTAPISPAILEWYRKIGINISEGWGMTETTGLAVMQYPFRTEKLGTIGQAVNGTEIKISDAGEILVRGDGVVNGYYKDDEKTAETFVDGWLHTGDKAEMDADGCLRITGRVKDIFKSGKGKYVVPVPIESLLYENNMIEQMCVMGSGLPQPVAVVVLSEETTQGLSQEEIQSSLSETLNSVNKRLEGHEKLDRIFVAKDPWTIENGLLTPTMKIKRNDLESLYAQAIAIESRDKVVWQ; encoded by the coding sequence TTGCCATTAGCGCATATCACCGAGCGTGCCTTGATAGAGCACATGAGTTTATATAGTGGTGCTACGGTTACATTCGTTGAGTCACTTGACACTTTTGCAGAAGACTTGCGCAGCGCAAACCCATCACTGTTTATTTCTGTGCCTCGACTCTGGATGAAGTTCCAGGCCGGTATTCTGGCGAAGTTGCCTCAGAAGAAGCTGGATAAATTGTTGAAGTTGCCTATCATCGGCTCACTGGTTCGTAACAAAGTGAAAAAACAGCTTGGTTTAAGTAATGCGAGATTATGCGGTTCAGGTACCGCGCCAATTTCTCCCGCGATTCTGGAATGGTATCGAAAGATCGGGATTAATATTTCCGAAGGGTGGGGCATGACTGAAACCACAGGGCTGGCTGTAATGCAGTACCCCTTCCGTACTGAGAAACTCGGTACGATTGGTCAGGCGGTAAATGGTACCGAAATCAAGATTTCTGATGCCGGTGAAATTCTCGTCAGAGGTGATGGTGTTGTGAATGGCTATTACAAAGATGACGAGAAAACAGCTGAAACCTTTGTGGATGGCTGGCTCCACACGGGTGATAAAGCGGAAATGGACGCCGATGGTTGCTTGCGAATTACCGGCCGTGTGAAGGACATTTTCAAGTCGGGTAAAGGTAAGTATGTTGTGCCTGTGCCGATTGAAAGTCTGCTCTATGAGAACAATATGATCGAGCAGATGTGTGTGATGGGGTCCGGCCTGCCACAACCGGTCGCGGTAGTCGTACTTTCTGAAGAGACCACACAGGGGCTAAGTCAGGAAGAGATACAATCGAGTTTGTCAGAAACCCTGAATAGTGTGAACAAGCGCTTGGAAGGGCATGAAAAGCTGGATCGAATTTTTGTCGCAAAAGATCCTTGGACAATTGAAAATGGGTTGCTGACACCGACAATGAAAATCAAACGGAATGACCTGGAGTCGCTCTATGCCCAGGCCATTGCAATTGAAAGCCGGGACAAAGTTGTTTGGCAGTAG
- a CDS encoding crotonase/enoyl-CoA hydratase family protein, with product MSRVLLEIIDNHIAVVSMNRPEKYNGLDIDMFTGLVDTAKQIQKNKSVKVVILKGNGKVFSSGLDVKNVTSSPTAVARLLFKPGRKASNLAQDVALVWRNLPVPVIAVTHGVCFGGALQIALGADFRYATPDCEFSIMEGKWGLIPDMSGTITLRELLPIDVVKELTMTAKVISAPEAKSLGLITRISDDPFAEALSFAHTLLEKSSDAVNGAKLLFNKTWLASEREALRIETQIQTRLIRKKFFNLKQLKALL from the coding sequence ATGTCTAGAGTCTTGCTGGAAATCATCGATAACCACATCGCCGTCGTCTCAATGAATCGACCTGAAAAATATAATGGTCTGGACATCGATATGTTTACCGGACTGGTCGATACCGCAAAACAAATTCAAAAAAACAAATCCGTGAAAGTGGTTATTCTCAAGGGTAACGGCAAGGTTTTCAGCTCCGGCCTGGATGTAAAGAATGTAACATCAAGCCCGACTGCTGTCGCTCGCCTGCTGTTCAAACCAGGCCGAAAAGCCTCCAATCTAGCTCAGGACGTTGCGTTGGTCTGGCGAAATCTACCCGTCCCTGTTATTGCGGTGACCCACGGCGTCTGTTTTGGCGGCGCACTTCAAATCGCATTGGGAGCTGACTTCCGGTATGCCACTCCCGATTGCGAATTTTCCATCATGGAGGGGAAATGGGGACTGATCCCTGATATGTCTGGCACCATCACGCTTCGTGAATTACTCCCCATCGACGTTGTAAAAGAGCTCACAATGACCGCAAAAGTCATTTCCGCCCCCGAAGCAAAATCACTGGGACTCATTACCCGTATTTCCGATGACCCATTTGCGGAAGCGCTTTCATTTGCCCATACCCTACTGGAAAAGTCGAGTGATGCCGTTAATGGTGCCAAATTACTTTTCAATAAAACCTGGCTCGCCAGCGAGCGAGAAGCGTTACGCATTGAGACTCAAATTCAGACCCGATTAATTCGCAAGAAATTCTTTAATTTAAAACAGTTAAAAGCCTTACTGTAA
- a CDS encoding sensor histidine kinase has protein sequence MNVSKDFSVNIRNSLSSRLLKIVLSIYIAVTLVVTVMHVLIEYDSVKKNVHGELVTVQRTFADSLSQALWQLDREQLNVTVDGITELPAIIGASIYGLDGVVIASAGQIEDTENPKNKSVFWHEFPLQYRFGNDIQEIGLARLYSSNQIVIDRIKLGIVILTVNAIIKTVVLFFLIVIVFDRILTRPLGKLAKDADGIDPDNIQAERIRVSKNEGDEINLLENSLNAMMDKVSLSIKELDNLNKNLEDKVKKRTASLNDVIVQLDKEQRALVEEVSARMEKEKALEESRKQVQESLDNLRQAQEQLIESEKMASLGNLVAGVAHEINTPVGLSLTGITHFQFLVERLSKRYKDGELEEEQFEKFLNDSQELARSIVISLNRAADLVRSFKQVAVDQSHDTIRTFQANSYIHEVLLSHQNILKQTKIKVEVLCDEALAVTSFPGIWSQVITNFLSNALIHGYDKGAEGKIEISFKAVGDQWEFRFSDNGKGMSEETSKKVFEPFFTTNRENGGSGLGMNIVYNLVTQKLHGRIDLKSSLGVGTEYTILVPKDIGNPGQNSQAG, from the coding sequence ATGAATGTATCTAAAGACTTTTCAGTCAATATCCGTAATTCCTTGTCATCCAGACTGCTAAAAATAGTATTGTCTATCTATATTGCGGTTACCTTGGTCGTTACGGTTATGCATGTTTTGATTGAATACGACTCAGTGAAAAAGAATGTCCATGGTGAACTGGTAACCGTCCAGCGTACGTTTGCTGACAGTTTGTCTCAAGCGCTCTGGCAGTTGGATCGTGAGCAATTAAATGTCACGGTTGATGGTATTACCGAGTTGCCTGCCATTATCGGTGCTTCAATTTATGGATTGGATGGTGTAGTGATCGCATCCGCAGGGCAGATTGAAGATACTGAAAACCCTAAAAATAAAAGCGTATTCTGGCATGAATTTCCGCTCCAATATCGATTTGGCAATGATATTCAGGAGATTGGACTGGCTCGCCTGTATTCCAGCAATCAGATTGTGATAGACCGGATAAAGCTCGGGATAGTCATTCTCACGGTTAACGCCATTATCAAGACCGTAGTTTTGTTTTTCCTGATTGTGATTGTCTTTGATCGTATTTTGACCCGGCCTCTGGGAAAACTCGCGAAAGATGCCGATGGCATCGACCCTGACAACATACAAGCTGAACGTATCCGCGTGAGTAAAAATGAGGGGGACGAAATCAATCTCCTGGAAAACTCACTCAATGCCATGATGGACAAGGTATCTCTTTCCATCAAAGAGCTCGATAATCTGAACAAAAATCTGGAGGATAAAGTTAAAAAGCGCACTGCCTCTTTAAACGATGTTATCGTTCAGCTGGATAAGGAACAGCGCGCCTTGGTTGAGGAAGTTTCAGCGAGAATGGAAAAGGAGAAAGCGCTGGAAGAAAGTCGAAAACAAGTCCAGGAGTCGCTGGATAATCTGAGGCAGGCGCAGGAGCAACTGATCGAATCCGAGAAAATGGCGTCATTGGGTAATCTGGTAGCAGGCGTAGCCCACGAAATTAATACGCCAGTTGGACTCAGTCTCACTGGAATTACCCATTTTCAGTTTTTGGTCGAACGGTTGTCAAAACGGTATAAAGATGGAGAGCTGGAGGAGGAGCAGTTCGAGAAGTTTCTGAATGACTCTCAAGAGTTGGCACGCTCCATTGTGATCAGTCTCAATCGCGCAGCAGATCTTGTGCGCAGCTTCAAACAAGTTGCAGTGGATCAATCTCATGACACGATTCGAACTTTTCAAGCGAATAGTTATATCCACGAGGTGTTGTTGAGCCATCAAAATATTCTCAAGCAGACTAAAATAAAAGTAGAGGTACTCTGCGATGAGGCGCTTGCTGTGACCAGCTTTCCTGGAATTTGGTCACAAGTTATAACCAATTTTCTATCTAATGCACTGATCCATGGCTATGACAAAGGTGCAGAGGGGAAAATCGAGATTAGTTTCAAAGCGGTAGGTGACCAGTGGGAGTTTCGGTTTAGCGATAACGGAAAAGGGATGTCGGAAGAAACCTCGAAAAAAGTATTTGAGCCGTTTTTCACAACGAATCGGGAAAATGGTGGCAGTGGTTTGGGGATGAACATTGTCTACAATTTAGTGACGCAAAAGTTGCATGGTCGAATAGATCTCAAATCTTCACTCGGCGTAGGCACAGAGTACACTATACTGGTACCGAAAGACATCGGCAATCCAGGTCAAAATTCGCAAGCGGGCTGA
- a CDS encoding DUF3369 domain-containing protein, protein MFKKSHKNPVQGADSHKKYWKILIVDDEPEVHSITKVALSEFSYDDKDVEMISAYSGAEAKAVCQNEPDIALIYLDVVMETDTAGLEVVQYIRNELKNNFVRIILRTGQPGQAPEREVIVNYDINDYKEKTLLDSGKLFTSTYSALRAYNDIMNVERSRVMLDRYRSGLEKVIESTANLFELRSLQNFANGLLVQLGSLLHIDRDTILLRSHGYTVVHNDGEQFELLAATGDLGKRIASEPEVHHTSDLLPPKVNQDLLTCLQTRKSIVREDVYVGYFPTKSGKINLLYLDGVGVRDDLDLKLIEIFSTNVTIAFDNLYLDKEIYDTQVEIIDTLGDVVETRSKETANHVRRVAHLSRLLAKAYGLDVKSCDQLYMAAPMHDIGKVAIPDRVLLKPGKLDEEEWEIMKTHAKIGEDIFVKSNREVLQAAALVAGQHHEKFDGSGYPRGLAGEDIHIFGRIVAVVDVFDALVHKRCYKEAWPMEDVLALLESEKGKHFDPRLVELLVEHLPAVEEILQTYPDREH, encoded by the coding sequence ATGTTTAAAAAATCTCATAAGAATCCGGTTCAAGGTGCAGATTCGCACAAAAAATACTGGAAAATCCTGATTGTTGATGATGAGCCGGAAGTGCATTCCATTACTAAAGTTGCACTGAGTGAATTCAGTTATGATGACAAAGATGTCGAAATGATCAGTGCTTACAGTGGTGCTGAAGCGAAAGCGGTTTGTCAAAACGAGCCCGATATTGCACTGATTTATCTCGATGTGGTTATGGAAACGGATACCGCTGGCCTGGAAGTGGTGCAATATATTCGGAATGAACTCAAGAATAATTTTGTCCGGATTATCCTCAGAACCGGACAGCCAGGCCAGGCACCAGAGCGAGAAGTTATCGTCAATTACGATATTAACGACTACAAGGAAAAGACGCTGTTGGATAGTGGCAAACTATTCACCTCGACTTATTCCGCACTTCGGGCGTACAACGATATTATGAACGTCGAGCGTTCCCGCGTCATGCTGGATCGATATCGGAGCGGTCTCGAAAAAGTGATCGAATCCACGGCCAATCTGTTTGAGTTGAGGTCGCTGCAAAATTTTGCCAATGGTTTGCTTGTGCAGCTGGGCTCACTGTTACACATTGATCGTGATACGATCCTGTTACGCAGCCATGGGTATACTGTGGTGCACAATGATGGCGAGCAATTCGAACTGCTCGCTGCAACCGGCGATCTAGGGAAGCGAATCGCTTCCGAGCCTGAAGTACATCATACCAGCGATCTGCTGCCACCCAAGGTTAATCAGGATTTACTGACCTGTTTGCAAACCCGAAAATCAATCGTGCGGGAGGACGTTTACGTTGGCTATTTCCCCACGAAAAGTGGAAAAATTAATTTGTTGTACCTCGACGGGGTTGGTGTGCGGGATGATCTCGATTTAAAGCTGATTGAAATTTTCTCTACGAATGTCACGATCGCTTTTGACAATCTCTACCTGGATAAAGAAATTTACGATACCCAAGTCGAAATTATCGATACCTTGGGAGATGTGGTCGAAACCCGATCCAAAGAAACTGCGAACCATGTTCGGCGAGTGGCTCACCTGTCAAGGTTGCTGGCTAAAGCCTATGGCCTGGATGTAAAAAGTTGTGATCAGCTTTATATGGCGGCGCCCATGCATGATATTGGCAAGGTTGCGATACCGGATCGCGTTCTGCTCAAACCCGGCAAGCTGGATGAAGAGGAGTGGGAGATCATGAAAACTCACGCAAAGATTGGTGAAGATATTTTCGTAAAATCCAATCGTGAGGTCTTACAAGCGGCTGCCCTGGTGGCGGGGCAGCACCATGAAAAGTTCGATGGCTCAGGCTATCCAAGAGGGCTGGCAGGGGAGGATATTCATATATTCGGTCGAATCGTTGCAGTTGTGGACGTTTTTGATGCCTTGGTGCACAAGCGATGTTACAAGGAAGCCTGGCCGATGGAGGATGTGCTGGCACTGCTGGAAAGCGAGAAAGGTAAACATTTTGATCCCCGCCTAGTTGAGCTTCTAGTGGAACACCTGCCTGCGGTTGAAGAAATTTTGCAAACCTACCCAGATAGAGAGCACTAG